The following proteins are co-located in the Solanum pennellii chromosome 8, SPENNV200 genome:
- the LOC107028153 gene encoding probable protein phosphatase 2C 72 — MGICGLVSCISSTSFEIQPVDFGNENVVHYDDNNINENQCVIGSVFSQQGNKGINQDSAILYQGYGVENGVFGGVFDGHGKNGQVVSKFVMNKLPSLLLKYILSLPKITSPKQNFELVDEESVKSKNFNKWKDAYLSSFKVMDRDIKSLEKLDCSCSGTTAVVAIRQDDDLIIANLGDSRAVLGRKTEEGVIEAVQLTTDLKPSLPSEAERIRNCDGRVLALKEEPHIQRVWLPHEDVPGLAMSRAFGDFMLKNYGVISKPDVSYHHISPNDQFLVLATDGVWDVLSNDQVVSIVCAANNAAAAAEAVVQASLDAWEQKFPNSKRDDSTVICLFLQ, encoded by the exons ATGGGTATCTGTGGACTCGTTAGTTGTATATCGTCGACATCTTTTGAGATTCAACCTGTTGATTTTGGTAATGAAAATGTTGTTCATTATGATGATAACAACATTAATGAGAACCAATGTGTAATTGGTTCTGTTTTTTCTCAACAAGGAAATAAAGGAATCAATCAAGATTCTGCTATTCTCTATCAG GGATATGGTGTAGAAAATGGAGTTTTTGGTGGAGTTTTCGATGGGCACGGGAAAAATGGACAAGTAGTTAGTAAGTTTGTTATGAATAAGTTGCCGTCTTTGCTGCTGAAGTATATACTTTCTTTGCCAAAGATTACTTCTCCgaaacaaaattttgaacttgTCGATGAGGAATCAGTGAAGAGTAAGAATTTTAATAAGTGGAAAGACGCGTATTTGAGTTCCTTTAAGGTGATGGATAGAGATATTAAAAGTCTTGAGAAATTGGATTGTTCATGTAGTGGAACAACTGCTGTCGTTGCTATAAGACAG GATGATGATTTGATTATCGCGAATCTTGGTGATTCTCGAGCTGTACTAGGAAGAAAGACAGAGGAGGGAGTAATTGAGGCTGTTCAGTTAACTACTGATTTGAAGCCTAGCCTGCCTT CTGAAGCAGAAAGAATAAGGAACTGTGATGGCAGAGTTCTTGCATTGAAGGAAGAAccacatatacaaagagtgtgGTTACCACATGAAGATGTTCCTGGATTGGCCATGTCGCGAGCTTTTGGAGATTTCATGTTGAAAAACTATGGCGTAATCTCCAAGCCTGATGTTTCTTATCACCACATTTCACCAAATGACCAGTTTCTTGTTCTAGCAACTGATGGG gtgTGGGATGTGCTGAGCAACGATCAAGTCGTTTCCATAGTGTGTGCAGCAAATAATGCAGCAGCAGCGGCAGAGGCAGTAGTACAAGCTTCTTTAGATGCATGGGAACAGAAGTTTCCAAACAGCAAGAGAGACGACAGCACTGTCATCTGCTTGTTCTTGCAATAA